Part of the Nitrosophilus alvini genome, AGTAGTGTATCATTCTTTTCAAAATTATCTTTTGAAGATAATTTTTCGGTATTTTTTTCTATCTCTTTTTTCTCCTGAGATATCATCTCCTGCAGAGATTTTTCACTAAACTCTTTCTTATCTGATATTTCCTCAGACTTTTGAAGCAATATCTCTTCTTCTGTCTTTTTGCTCTCTACACTATCTGAAACATCGTTTTGGTAGAAAAGAAAAACCGAAGCTGCCAAAAGCACAATCAATACTGCCGCTATAAAAGGAAATGTAGGTTTTTTATTTGCAGAGAGTTTCTCTTTTTTTTCCAAAACCTTCCTGCTCTTTACCTCATCGGCTCCCTCTGAAAATCGGCTCTTTATATCATTTCTAAGCTCATTCAGGTCTACATCGAACTCTCTTTCGATTATTTTGACAAATCCCAAAGCCTGAACTTTGTCAAATTTGGAAAAATCACCTTCAAGAAGAGACTCAATATGTCTGTGGGCTATATATGTTCTTTTGTGTATCTCTTCTATACCGATTTTTTTCAGCTTCTCAAGGTCGTTACTCATCACGCATCCTGTCTATCAATATTGCGGCAGCAGCACTGACATTTAACGAATCAAATTCTCTTTTCATCTTTATGGACAAAAGCCTGTCACTTCTTTTGCAAACCCTTGCCGGAAGGCCTTCTCCTTCACTGCCCAAAATCAATACTTTTTTGGGTGCAAAAGTAACTTTTCTAACATCTTCTCCTTCCATAGAGGCACTGTAAACACAAAAGCCGCTCTGTTTCAATTCGTTCAAAAGATCATATATGTTCGGACAAAGAGCTATATCCATATCCAGAGCCGCTGCGCTGCTCGCCCTTATAACACCTTCCATATTTACATTTTTTATTCCGCTTATAACTACTCCGTCAACACCCAAAGCGTAGGCTGTTCTAACTATAGAGCCTATATTCCCAACATCTGTTATCGAATAAAGAACCGCAACGAAATCTCCTGTTTTTACGGTAGCTATATCTTTAAATTCAAAATCTTCTATCTCGGCAAGAAACCCCTGATGATTGCCGCCTTTTGCCAAAGCCTGAGCTTTTTTTGGATCAACTTTTATTACAGGAGCTCCGCTCTTTTTTATCTTTGAAAAGATTTTTGGGTCTATATCTTTTGCCAGATATACTTTTTTTAAAAGATGTCGATGTTTTTCTAGAATATATGCGATTATCTGTTTTCCGTATACTATCATAATGAATCTTATCCGAAAATGGCTTAAAGTTAATTAGAACTGCATGATCCGGTATCACATACTATATCTACAGTGCAGTCGGCATTGCTGTCAAGTGTCAAAAGATCACCGCTCAGATATGTGTTTCCTGTTGCACATCCCCATCTTCTTCCATCATAATCCATTATGAGAATTGTATCTGTAGAAGAGCCCGAAGTAGTATATGTATAGTTACTTACACCGTCATCCAACCTATAGCATGTTCCGTTATATGTAAAACTTTTCGTTCCGCTATTTGTCAAGATGACGGTATAGGCACTACATGATGTACCGCTTCCGCCCGAGGTTGTATTTACTTCAGGATTTACCGTCAGAGTCAGACTTTTTGTATAACTGTTCGAACAGTTATCAGTTACCGAAACAGTTATCTGATGAGTTCCGGCAGTACCCTGGGCAAGGTCGCCAGATATCACATTGTCTGTTGCTGACAGATTTGCCGGAAGGCCGCTTATACTCCAGCTAAAGGGAGTTACTCCTCCTTCTGAGAATATCGTTGTTGTGGGATATGTCTGCCCCTCCTGTCCAAAAGGAAGGAAAAGGGTCGTTATGTTCAGCGGTTTTGGCAAAACCTTTATATTTCCGCTGTAGTTTTTCGTATCTCCCGCAGCATCCGTAACTGTAGCCGTAACAGTTAGATTTTGGTCACAAACGTCAAGTTCGCCCGTATTTGTAGCAGTGTAGCAGTTTATCGTTCCGCTGATTGTACCGTCACTGTTGATATTAAGACCACACTCTGCGCTTCCGCTCCAGCTATAAGGAGCTTTTCCGCCTGTTACTGATAGTTGATAGTAGTAGGGACTGTCCTCTTCACCCTGAGGAAGAACCGACGATGTACTTACCTCCAGCGGTTTGCATCCTTCAAGTGACTGAAGCTCTGCTATCGTTACCCATTCTGCTATATCATCATATGCCTCAGGTCTGTTTATATCACCGGAATAGTTGTCTATATTGTCAACTCCATAGTCGTATATCGATATGTTTGTATCAACTGTTACAGCAAGGTTTCCTGATGTTTGATTGTTTTGGTTCTCTCCCGCACTCAGAACTATAAAAGCTACATTTTTCACATAGTCGAATGTATTGCATGCTGAATCTTTACAGATTTTAAGTCCCAAACGGTTTGAGTTTGTGCCGCAAAAGCCTCCGCTTCCTGCAAGAGAAGAATCGTATATATAAAAAAGAGGATTTCCGTATGTATCTTCAAATTTTGGAACAGTAGTTGAAAACTCTGCAGAATCCGGCAAATATCCGTGCCTTGTAGCATACCCTTTTATAGCCTCTTCGGCACTCTTTACTATCTCTTTGTTCTGTCTTATTTTACTGTTTTGTATCATAAGTTTGTATGCCGTCATACCGATACCCAAAAGAAGACCGATAATAATCAGCACCATAGAGAGTTCTACAAGGGTAAAAGCTCGTCTGTTCATAAATTTTCCTACTGCTAAATTGGAGTATGAATTATAATATTACAATATTTTTTAATATAAGGTTATGAAGTTTCGTTTCTTAGAAGATGGTTATAGCACTCTTTTATACTTTTACCCGTAATTTTTGAAAGAAGTTTTGCAGCCTGCTTTTTAGGAATATCCAGTGAAAGAATATCGTTTATATCTAGAGCCGTCTCCTTTTTTTCGGAAGCTTTTATTATAACGACCCACTCACCTTTTATATTCTCGTTTTTCAGTTTTTCAAAAATTTGGACAACTTTGCCTCTGTAATATTTTTGAAATTTTTTTGTAAGCTCTTTTACCGCAAATACTTCTCTGTCACAATCATATGCGACTATCTCTTCAAATAGTTTAAGAAGTCTGTGCGGAGATTCGTAAATTATGGTGTCAAATCCGGAATTCATTACATTTTCAAAAGCTCTCTTTCTATCATGTCCTTTATGGGGCAAAAAACCGAAAAAAAGAAACCTGGAAGAGTTGAAACCGCTCGCAGCATATGCGGTAACAAAAGCCGAAGGACCCGGCAACACATCATATTCGATACCGTTTTTAATACAATAGTCCACAAGTATCGCACCAGGATCGCTTATACCGGGCATACCTGCATCACTCACATAAACCACATTTTTATCAAAAAAAGATGGATCAATTTTTTGAAGAAATTTTTTTTCATTATGAGAGTGCAAAGATATAAATCTAGCCGGCGCAGGAGCAATATTGTACTTCTGTTTTACCAGTCCAAGCAGTTTTTTTGTAACTCTTGTATCTTCACAGAGAAATATATCGGCTTTTTCAAGGGCTTTTAGAGCCCTTGCAGAGATATCTTCGATATTGCCTATAGGAGTAGGAACCAGAGTGAGCAATTTATTTCATATTGTATTTACGTTTAAATTTCTCGACACGTCCGGCAGTATCTACAATCTTTTCGGAACCTGTAAAAAACGGATGGCATTTGTCACAGATGTCGATTTTGAGTTCGCTTTTGTTTGACAAAACTACAAAATGGTTGCCGCATGCACAAGTAACAGAACATTCCATATATTCAGGATGTATGCCTTTTTTCATTATCTATTCCTTATAAAAATTTGTGATTTTCACAGCAGACCCTAAAAATAGAGCCTGCTGCTACATAGGGGG contains:
- the rlmB gene encoding 23S rRNA (guanosine(2251)-2'-O)-methyltransferase RlmB, with product MIVYGKQIIAYILEKHRHLLKKVYLAKDIDPKIFSKIKKSGAPVIKVDPKKAQALAKGGNHQGFLAEIEDFEFKDIATVKTGDFVAVLYSITDVGNIGSIVRTAYALGVDGVVISGIKNVNMEGVIRASSAAALDMDIALCPNIYDLLNELKQSGFCVYSASMEGEDVRKVTFAPKKVLILGSEGEGLPARVCKRSDRLLSIKMKREFDSLNVSAAAAILIDRMRDE
- the rpmE gene encoding 50S ribosomal protein L31 translates to MKKGIHPEYMECSVTCACGNHFVVLSNKSELKIDICDKCHPFFTGSEKIVDTAGRVEKFKRKYNMK
- the rsmI gene encoding 16S rRNA (cytidine(1402)-2'-O)-methyltransferase, translated to MLTLVPTPIGNIEDISARALKALEKADIFLCEDTRVTKKLLGLVKQKYNIAPAPARFISLHSHNEKKFLQKIDPSFFDKNVVYVSDAGMPGISDPGAILVDYCIKNGIEYDVLPGPSAFVTAYAASGFNSSRFLFFGFLPHKGHDRKRAFENVMNSGFDTIIYESPHRLLKLFEEIVAYDCDREVFAVKELTKKFQKYYRGKVVQIFEKLKNENIKGEWVVIIKASEKKETALDINDILSLDIPKKQAAKLLSKITGKSIKECYNHLLRNETS
- a CDS encoding type II secretion system protein, with protein sequence MNRRAFTLVELSMVLIIIGLLLGIGMTAYKLMIQNSKIRQNKEIVKSAEEAIKGYATRHGYLPDSAEFSTTVPKFEDTYGNPLFYIYDSSLAGSGGFCGTNSNRLGLKICKDSACNTFDYVKNVAFIVLSAGENQNNQTSGNLAVTVDTNISIYDYGVDNIDNYSGDINRPEAYDDIAEWVTIAELQSLEGCKPLEVSTSSVLPQGEEDSPYYYQLSVTGGKAPYSWSGSAECGLNINSDGTISGTINCYTATNTGELDVCDQNLTVTATVTDAAGDTKNYSGNIKVLPKPLNITTLFLPFGQEGQTYPTTTIFSEGGVTPFSWSISGLPANLSATDNVISGDLAQGTAGTHQITVSVTDNCSNSYTKSLTLTVNPEVNTTSGGSGTSCSAYTVILTNSGTKSFTYNGTCYRLDDGVSNYTYTTSGSSTDTILIMDYDGRRWGCATGNTYLSGDLLTLDSNADCTVDIVCDTGSCSSN